The proteins below are encoded in one region of Sphingomonas sp.:
- a CDS encoding prephenate dehydratase → MENFAAPARPIVAAMIEAAAHAPERAVAFQGAPGANSHIAVLEAFPDGLPLPCFSFEDAIDAVKEGRADCAMIPIENSLHGRVADIHFLLPESGLVITGEHFLPIRYALMGTGSLDQVRQAMSHPQALGQCRQWLKARGIAPLSYPDTAGAAAVVAEMADVEVAALAPPRAAELYGLNTLEGDIADAEHNMTRFVVLARAAPAQAGPGPFMTTFIFEVKNVPAALYKALGGFATNGVNMTKLESYQRGGTFAATEFYADVVGSPADATVGRALEELRFHTKWMRVLGTYPQARARP, encoded by the coding sequence ATGGAGAATTTCGCCGCGCCCGCACGCCCGATCGTCGCGGCGATGATCGAAGCAGCCGCTCACGCGCCCGAACGCGCCGTCGCGTTTCAGGGCGCGCCAGGCGCCAATTCGCACATCGCCGTCCTCGAAGCCTTTCCCGACGGGCTGCCGCTGCCCTGCTTCTCGTTCGAGGATGCGATCGACGCGGTGAAGGAAGGCCGCGCCGATTGCGCGATGATCCCGATCGAGAACTCGCTCCACGGGCGCGTCGCCGACATCCATTTCCTGCTCCCCGAATCGGGACTGGTGATCACCGGCGAGCATTTCCTGCCAATCCGCTACGCATTGATGGGCACGGGCAGCCTCGATCAGGTCCGCCAGGCGATGAGCCACCCGCAGGCGCTCGGCCAGTGCCGCCAATGGCTGAAGGCCAGGGGCATCGCGCCGCTTTCCTATCCCGATACTGCGGGGGCCGCGGCGGTGGTCGCCGAGATGGCGGACGTGGAAGTCGCCGCGCTGGCGCCGCCGCGCGCCGCCGAACTCTACGGGCTCAACACGCTCGAAGGCGATATCGCCGATGCCGAGCACAACATGACGCGCTTCGTCGTCCTCGCCCGCGCCGCGCCGGCGCAGGCGGGACCGGGGCCGTTCATGACCACCTTCATCTTCGAGGTGAAGAACGTCCCCGCCGCGCTCTATAAGGCGCTGGGCGGCTTCGCGACCAACGGCGTCAACATGACCAAGCTGGAGAGCTACCAGCGCGGCGGCACGTTCGCGGCGACCGAATTCTATGCCGACGTCGTCGGCAGCCCGGCGGATGCGACGGTGGGCCGGGCGCTGGAGGAACTGCGCTTCCACACCAAATGGATGCGGGTGC
- a CDS encoding c-type cytochrome has protein sequence MEDRTNTIAGWALAGGIVALGLSIVSGMIFHSERPEKMGYPIEGVEEAGAGGGAAAVEPIAVRLAKADLAKGEASFKKCMACHTIAQGGATGIGPNLYATMGEPIGQGKGGFAFSDALKAVGGTWDFEKMDAWLASPRKFAAGTKMTFAGLADGQERANVIAYLNAQGSNLPLPAAPAAGAAPVESNVTAADDTGNLSNQATPASGAPSVDPQAAVQAERKGH, from the coding sequence ATGGAAGACCGCACGAACACGATCGCAGGATGGGCACTGGCCGGCGGCATTGTCGCGCTCGGCCTCTCGATCGTCAGCGGGATGATCTTCCACAGCGAGCGTCCGGAAAAGATGGGCTATCCGATCGAGGGCGTCGAGGAAGCCGGCGCGGGTGGCGGCGCCGCCGCCGTCGAACCGATCGCGGTGCGCCTCGCCAAGGCCGATCTCGCCAAGGGCGAAGCGTCGTTCAAGAAGTGCATGGCATGCCACACCATCGCTCAGGGCGGCGCGACCGGCATCGGCCCGAACCTCTATGCGACGATGGGTGAACCGATCGGCCAGGGCAAGGGCGGCTTCGCTTTCTCCGACGCGCTCAAGGCGGTTGGCGGCACCTGGGACTTCGAAAAGATGGATGCGTGGCTCGCCTCCCCGCGCAAGTTCGCCGCCGGCACCAAGATGACCTTTGCCGGTCTTGCCGACGGGCAGGAGCGCGCGAACGTGATCGCCTATCTCAACGCGCAGGGCTCGAACCTGCCGCTCCCGGCGGCGCCCGCCGCCGGCGCGGCGCCAGTTGAGAGCAACGTCACCGCCGCCGACGACACCGGCAACCTCTCGAACCAGGCGACGCCCGCCAGCGGCGCGCCGTCGGTCGATCCGCAGGCAGCGGTGCAGGCGGAGCGCAAGGGCCACTAA
- a CDS encoding LOG family protein: MSNETRVPSRVFQPAREEAASANTNSGTPQTEHPAYRLAFQDMDFLLREDLRPVRFQLELLKPQLILDEANIASTFVFYGSARIPEPEKALLLRDNAKTDEEKIVAERLIEKSKYYDVARELAAKVSTFPRDAAGKRHFVVCSGGGPSIMEAANRGAFDVGAESVALNIVLPHEQAPNPYVTPALSMQFHYFALRKMHFLLHARALAAFPGGFGTFDELFELLTLIQTGKIKPIPVLLYGRAFWDRVVNFEALVEEGVIAARDLKLFNYCETAEEGWEIVQQFWQDREQEQVKTTKAEA, translated from the coding sequence ATGAGCAACGAAACAAGAGTGCCGAGCCGGGTTTTCCAGCCCGCTCGCGAAGAAGCCGCCAGCGCCAACACCAATAGCGGCACACCCCAGACCGAGCATCCGGCCTATCGCCTCGCCTTTCAGGACATGGACTTCCTGCTACGCGAGGATCTCCGCCCGGTGCGCTTCCAGCTTGAGCTGCTGAAGCCGCAGTTGATTCTCGACGAGGCCAATATCGCTTCGACCTTCGTCTTTTACGGATCGGCGCGCATACCCGAACCCGAAAAGGCGCTGCTGCTGCGCGACAACGCCAAGACCGACGAAGAGAAAATCGTCGCCGAGCGGCTGATCGAGAAGAGCAAATATTATGACGTGGCGCGCGAACTCGCCGCCAAGGTCAGCACCTTCCCGCGCGACGCTGCCGGTAAGCGGCACTTCGTGGTGTGCTCGGGCGGCGGACCCTCGATCATGGAAGCCGCCAATCGCGGTGCCTTCGATGTCGGCGCCGAGTCGGTCGCGCTCAATATCGTGCTGCCGCATGAGCAGGCGCCCAATCCCTATGTGACGCCGGCATTGTCGATGCAGTTCCACTATTTCGCGCTGCGCAAGATGCACTTCCTGCTCCATGCCCGCGCGCTCGCGGCGTTCCCGGGCGGGTTCGGCACGTTCGACGAACTGTTCGAGCTGCTGACGCTGATCCAGACCGGCAAGATCAAACCGATCCCGGTTCTGCTCTATGGCCGCGCCTTCTGGGACCGCGTCGTCAATTTCGAGGCGCTGGTAGAAGAGGGCGTGATCGCCGCCAGGGACCTCAAGCTGTTCAACTATTGCGAGACGGCCGAGGAAGGCTGGGAGATCGTCCAGCAATTCTGGCAGGATCGCGAACAGGAGCAGGTCAAGACGACCAAGGCAGAAGCCTGA
- a CDS encoding extensin family protein — protein MRSALFLLPLLLGACVFGGDDGYAPAPRPVPAPIRERPAGPVTLNGPTPRSTQQCFTDLARADIRYSGLPDRDFGGGCVVTGAVQLLDIGVPVTGLKSMKCELARTFAAWVRYAVAPAAMQILGSELVRVETYGTYSCRAIIGGGPATVGKMSEHGLANAVDVSGFVLKDGRRITIERGWRSDDPDTREFLLTLHKSACRRFKTVLSPDYNAAHYNHLHLDMGRGPFCA, from the coding sequence ATGCGTTCCGCCCTGTTCCTGCTGCCCCTTCTGCTTGGCGCCTGCGTGTTCGGCGGCGATGACGGTTATGCTCCCGCACCGCGCCCGGTGCCGGCACCGATCCGCGAACGGCCCGCCGGACCGGTCACGCTCAACGGGCCGACGCCGCGATCGACCCAGCAATGCTTCACCGATCTGGCACGCGCCGATATCCGCTATTCGGGATTGCCCGACCGCGATTTCGGCGGCGGCTGCGTGGTGACCGGCGCGGTGCAATTGCTCGATATCGGCGTGCCGGTGACCGGGCTGAAATCGATGAAATGCGAACTGGCGCGGACTTTCGCCGCCTGGGTGCGCTACGCGGTGGCGCCGGCGGCGATGCAGATCCTCGGCAGCGAGCTGGTCCGGGTCGAGACGTATGGCACCTATTCGTGCCGCGCGATCATCGGCGGCGGGCCCGCGACGGTCGGCAAGATGTCCGAGCATGGCCTCGCCAACGCCGTCGATGTTTCCGGATTTGTGCTCAAGGACGGGCGGCGGATCACGATCGAGCGCGGCTGGCGTTCGGACGATCCCGACACTCGCGAATTCCTCCTGACGCTTCACAAATCGGCGTGCCGGCGCTTCAAGACGGTGCTCAGCCCCGACTATAACGCGGCGCATTACAACCATCTTCACCTCGACATGGGGCGGGGTCCGTTCTGCGCCTGA
- a CDS encoding phosphoserine transaminase: MTDLIARPAHKPARPYFSSGPCAKPPGWSPEKLDTQVLGRSHRSKIGKTRLQYAIDLMREMLKLPDTHRIGIVPGSDTGAFEMAMWTMLGARPVTALAWESFGEGWVTDAVKQLKIDPTILRADYGQLPDLGAVDWSNDVLFTWNGTTSGVRVPNGDWIADDREGLSFADATSAVFAYDLPWDKIDVATFSWQKVLGGEGGHGVLILGPRAVERLENYTPAWPLPKVFRLVSKGKLAEGVFRGETINTPSMLAVEDAIFALEWAKSVGGADGLVARSNANAAALEKIVAARDWLGNLAADETIRSKTSVCLTVEGADEAFIKKMASLLEAEGAALDVAGYRDAPPGLRIWCGATVDTADVEALGPWLDWAYSSARA, from the coding sequence TTGACTGACTTGATTGCCCGCCCGGCGCATAAGCCGGCGCGTCCTTACTTTTCCTCCGGTCCCTGCGCCAAGCCGCCGGGATGGAGCCCCGAAAAGCTCGATACCCAGGTTCTCGGCCGTTCGCATCGCTCGAAGATCGGCAAGACGCGTCTGCAATATGCGATCGATCTGATGCGCGAGATGCTGAAGCTTCCCGATACGCACCGAATCGGCATCGTGCCGGGCTCGGACACCGGCGCCTTCGAAATGGCGATGTGGACGATGCTGGGCGCGCGTCCGGTCACCGCGCTCGCCTGGGAGAGCTTCGGCGAGGGCTGGGTTACTGACGCGGTCAAGCAATTGAAGATCGATCCCACCATTCTGCGCGCCGATTATGGCCAGTTGCCCGATCTCGGCGCGGTCGATTGGTCGAACGATGTGCTGTTCACCTGGAACGGCACCACCTCGGGCGTGCGCGTGCCGAACGGCGACTGGATCGCCGACGACCGAGAGGGCCTGAGCTTCGCCGATGCCACCAGCGCGGTGTTCGCCTATGATCTGCCATGGGACAAGATCGATGTCGCCACCTTCTCGTGGCAGAAGGTGCTCGGCGGCGAAGGCGGCCATGGCGTGCTGATCCTCGGCCCGCGCGCCGTCGAGCGGCTGGAGAATTACACCCCCGCTTGGCCGTTGCCCAAGGTCTTCCGACTCGTTTCGAAGGGCAAGCTCGCCGAGGGTGTGTTCAGGGGCGAGACGATCAACACGCCGTCGATGCTCGCGGTCGAGGATGCGATTTTTGCGCTCGAATGGGCCAAATCAGTGGGCGGTGCCGACGGACTGGTCGCCCGCTCGAACGCCAATGCGGCGGCGCTGGAGAAGATCGTCGCGGCGCGCGACTGGCTCGGCAATCTCGCGGCGGACGAAACGATTCGTTCGAAGACCAGCGTCTGCCTGACCGTCGAAGGCGCCGACGAAGCGTTCATCAAGAAGATGGCGTCGCTTCTTGAGGCTGAAGGCGCCGCGCTCGACGTCGCCGGCTATCGCGACGCTCCGCCGGGGCTGCGCATCTGGTGCGGCGCGACCGTCGATACCGCTGATGTGGAAGCGCTCGGCCCCTGGCTCGACTGGGCCTATTCGTCCGCCCGAGCCTGA
- the serA gene encoding phosphoglycerate dehydrogenase, translating to MPKVLISDKMDPKAAEIFRERGVEVDEITGKTPEELAAIIGEYDGLAIRSSTKATKAILDAATNLKVIGRAGIGVDNVDIPYASSKGVVVMNTPFGNSITTAEHAIALMFALARQLPEADASTQAGKWEKNRFMGVELTAKTLGLIGAGNIGSIVADRALGLRMKVIAYDPFLTPERAVEMGVEKVDLDGLLARADFITLHTPLTDQTRNILSAENLAKTRKGVRIINCARGGLIDEAALKAGLESGHIGGAALDVFVTEPARESPLFGTPNFISTPHLGASTNEAQVNVAIQVAEQMADFLVSGGVTNALNMPSLSAEEAPRLKPYMALAERLGSLIGQLAHGDLSNIAIEVEGAAAELNQKPITGAVLAGLMRVHSDTVNMVNAPYLAKERGLDVREIRHEREGDYHTLLRVTVGTQAGDRSVAGTLFGNQAPRLVELFGIKVEADLAGDMLYIVNEDAPGFIGRLGSTLGEAGVNIGTFHLGRRDAGGEAVLLLSVDEPVTADLIAKVRALPGVKTAMALKF from the coding sequence ATGCCAAAAGTACTCATCAGCGACAAAATGGACCCCAAGGCCGCCGAGATTTTCCGCGAGCGCGGAGTCGAGGTCGACGAGATCACCGGCAAGACGCCCGAAGAGCTCGCCGCGATCATCGGCGAATATGACGGTCTCGCCATCCGCAGCTCGACCAAGGCGACCAAGGCGATCCTCGACGCCGCGACCAACCTCAAGGTCATCGGCCGTGCCGGGATCGGCGTCGACAATGTCGATATCCCCTATGCCTCGTCCAAGGGGGTGGTCGTCATGAACACCCCGTTCGGCAACAGCATCACTACCGCCGAACACGCCATCGCATTGATGTTCGCGCTCGCCCGTCAGCTGCCCGAGGCCGATGCCTCGACCCAGGCCGGCAAGTGGGAGAAGAACCGTTTCATGGGGGTCGAGCTGACCGCCAAGACGCTCGGCCTGATCGGCGCCGGCAATATCGGCTCGATCGTCGCGGACCGCGCGCTCGGTCTGCGGATGAAGGTGATCGCCTATGATCCGTTCCTCACGCCCGAGCGCGCGGTGGAGATGGGTGTTGAGAAGGTCGATCTCGACGGGCTGCTGGCGCGCGCCGATTTCATCACCCTGCATACGCCGCTGACCGATCAGACCCGCAACATCCTCTCGGCGGAAAATCTCGCCAAGACCAGGAAGGGCGTGCGGATCATCAATTGCGCGCGCGGCGGGCTGATCGACGAAGCCGCGCTCAAGGCGGGCCTCGAAAGCGGCCATATCGGCGGCGCCGCGCTCGATGTGTTCGTGACCGAGCCGGCCAGGGAATCGCCGCTGTTCGGCACCCCCAACTTCATCTCGACGCCGCATCTCGGCGCCTCGACCAACGAAGCGCAGGTCAATGTCGCCATCCAGGTCGCCGAGCAGATGGCCGATTTCCTCGTCTCGGGCGGCGTCACCAACGCGCTCAACATGCCGAGCCTGTCGGCCGAGGAGGCGCCGCGCCTGAAGCCCTATATGGCGCTGGCCGAGCGGCTCGGCTCGCTGATCGGCCAGCTCGCGCATGGCGACCTGTCGAACATCGCCATCGAAGTCGAAGGCGCCGCCGCCGAATTGAACCAGAAGCCGATCACCGGCGCGGTGCTCGCGGGCCTGATGCGCGTCCATTCGGACACGGTGAACATGGTCAACGCGCCCTACCTCGCCAAGGAGCGCGGGCTCGACGTTCGCGAGATCCGCCACGAGCGTGAAGGCGATTACCACACGCTGCTGCGCGTCACGGTCGGCACCCAGGCGGGCGACCGCTCGGTGGCGGGCACGCTGTTCGGCAATCAGGCGCCGCGCCTCGTCGAGCTGTTCGGCATCAAGGTCGAGGCTGACCTAGCCGGTGACATGCTCTATATCGTCAACGAGGACGCGCCCGGTTTCATCGGGCGGCTCGGCTCGACGCTGGGCGAAGCGGGCGTCAACATCGGCACCTTCCACCTCGGCCGCCGCGATGCCGGCGGCGAGGCGGTGCTGCTGCTTTCCGTCGACGAGCCGGTGACGGCGGACCTGATCGCCAAGGTCCGCGCGCTCCCGGGTGTGAAGACCGCGATGGCGCTCAAGTTCTGA